Proteins co-encoded in one Desulfallas thermosapovorans DSM 6562 genomic window:
- a CDS encoding FeoA family protein, with protein sequence MTLDKAKRGQHVKIISIPNENIRAQAIRFGIAEGEVVLCEEVLPAGPIVLRKNRQEIAIGRGLANRITIALN encoded by the coding sequence ATGACTTTGGATAAGGCCAAGCGCGGTCAGCACGTCAAGATTATCAGCATTCCGAACGAAAACATTCGGGCCCAGGCCATCCGTTTCGGCATTGCCGAGGGGGAGGTTGTATTATGTGAGGAGGTATTGCCTGCCGGTCCCATCGTACTGCGAAAAAACAGGCAGGAAATCGCCATTGGCCGGGGATTGGCCAACAGAATCACGATAGCTTTGAATTAA
- a CDS encoding bifunctional folylpolyglutamate synthase/dihydrofolate synthase — translation MLYEEAMEYLQNLTKFGMNFGLGRITELLRRLGDPHRRIKVIHVGGTNGKGSTTAMLAGVLQCAGYRVGTFTSPHLHAYTERYRINGREIDPGRVAGLITRLRPHLEAMVQEGFEHPTEFEVSTALAFCYFAEEAVDYLVLEVGLGGAIDSTNVVHPLVSVITNVAMDHMDYLGNTVADIARVKAGIIKPGVPVVTAAENPDALAIIKETCREKGCHLLQVGKDVTWTCGGHSLRGQHFSYLGQRLYLPDLWIPLIGRHQVMNAATALGVLEILAGQGVHITENALKEGLSRAVWPARLELIGDKPPVLIDGAHNYDGALSLRHALDDYFPGRDVIMVLGMLGDKERARVVAELAPRARYVIITRPNSPRAGDWQQMAAEARRYLAEVDTVENISGAVQTALKKARESDLVCITGSLYMVAEAREIVLELRR, via the coding sequence TTGTTATACGAAGAAGCCATGGAATATCTGCAAAATTTGACCAAGTTTGGTATGAACTTCGGACTTGGGCGTATTACTGAATTGTTGCGCCGGCTGGGTGACCCCCACCGGCGAATTAAAGTGATACATGTGGGCGGTACCAACGGTAAGGGATCAACCACGGCTATGCTGGCCGGTGTTCTGCAATGCGCGGGCTACCGGGTGGGCACCTTTACATCTCCCCATTTGCATGCCTATACCGAGCGCTACCGGATCAATGGTAGGGAAATTGACCCCGGCCGGGTGGCCGGCTTGATCACCCGGCTGCGCCCGCACCTGGAAGCCATGGTCCAGGAAGGTTTTGAGCACCCCACTGAATTTGAAGTCAGCACAGCTTTAGCCTTTTGCTACTTTGCCGAGGAAGCTGTGGATTACTTGGTCTTGGAAGTGGGGCTGGGCGGTGCCATTGATTCCACCAATGTAGTGCACCCGCTGGTATCCGTTATCACCAACGTAGCCATGGACCACATGGACTACCTTGGTAATACCGTAGCAGATATCGCCCGGGTCAAGGCAGGGATTATAAAACCAGGTGTACCGGTGGTCACCGCTGCGGAAAATCCCGACGCGCTGGCAATTATCAAGGAAACCTGCCGCGAGAAAGGATGCCACCTGCTTCAGGTGGGCAAGGATGTTACCTGGACCTGTGGCGGGCACTCCCTACGGGGGCAGCATTTTAGTTACCTGGGCCAAAGGCTCTACTTACCGGATTTATGGATACCTTTAATTGGTCGGCACCAGGTGATGAATGCCGCCACTGCCCTGGGTGTGCTGGAAATATTGGCCGGCCAGGGGGTGCACATAACCGAAAATGCGCTCAAAGAAGGGCTTTCCCGTGCAGTTTGGCCGGCTCGTTTGGAATTAATCGGTGATAAACCGCCGGTTTTAATTGACGGGGCGCATAATTATGACGGAGCCCTTAGCCTGCGTCACGCCCTTGATGATTATTTCCCGGGGCGGGACGTAATTATGGTGTTGGGTATGCTGGGCGACAAGGAACGAGCCCGGGTGGTAGCCGAGCTGGCGCCGCGGGCACGTTATGTAATAATTACCAGACCCAACAGCCCCCGGGCCGGTGACTGGCAGCAAATGGCTGCTGAGGCTCGCCGGTATTTGGCGGAGGTGGACACCGTAGAGAATATCTCCGGGGCAGTGCAGACTGCGTTAAAAAAAGCCCGGGAGAGTGATCTGGTATGTATAACCGGTTCGTTGTATATGGTGGCCGAAGCCAGAGAAATTGTGTTGGAGTTGCGACGGTAG
- a CDS encoding methyl-accepting chemotaxis protein, with protein MNSFRAQIILLSAAAGLITLIATYCGWWLGGDTAAGLLCGGLVGLLITATACYFLFAPLHLNLQHVLDNTEKAIKGDLTGQIEDKNYGWGEFNLLINNVRKILKGVHKWFALVRDASVILDRAAEQITLGTQQVSSGSQEQAEQVTRLLQSIEKFTGQVEDSARQADEAARAARNTATTTDQGSAAIKEALAGMNLLEQKFIHLSHSSERIGQFLEVIQNIAAQTNLLALNAAIEAARAGEHGRGFAVVAEEVRSLAEDSGRATQEVAQIVNEIMGAVNDTVNAVKTSLERSQEAGKIFDDISHTMHDTRALVEKIARVAREQADSTAGMLGSTQAIAAVAQQSAASSQQTAAIARELTGTAEKLNKVAEIWKFKDNK; from the coding sequence ATGAATTCTTTTCGGGCGCAAATCATATTGCTTTCCGCTGCCGCCGGCCTGATCACCCTTATCGCCACTTATTGCGGGTGGTGGTTAGGCGGAGATACCGCCGCGGGTCTATTATGCGGAGGGCTGGTTGGATTACTAATTACCGCAACGGCCTGTTATTTTTTATTTGCTCCTTTACACCTAAATCTTCAGCATGTTCTGGATAATACCGAAAAAGCCATTAAGGGCGACTTGACGGGACAGATAGAAGATAAAAATTACGGTTGGGGAGAGTTTAATTTATTAATTAATAATGTGCGTAAAATCCTCAAAGGAGTACATAAATGGTTTGCCCTGGTCAGGGATGCCAGTGTCATTCTGGACCGGGCGGCGGAACAAATTACCCTTGGCACCCAGCAGGTCAGCTCAGGTAGTCAAGAACAGGCGGAACAGGTAACCAGGTTGCTGCAGTCCATTGAAAAGTTTACCGGACAGGTGGAAGATAGCGCCCGGCAGGCGGATGAAGCCGCCCGGGCCGCCCGCAATACCGCCACAACCACCGACCAGGGCAGCGCCGCCATAAAGGAAGCGCTGGCGGGCATGAACCTGCTGGAACAGAAGTTTATCCATTTAAGCCACAGTTCGGAACGTATCGGACAATTTCTTGAGGTTATTCAAAACATCGCCGCCCAGACCAACCTGCTGGCCCTGAACGCTGCCATCGAAGCCGCCAGGGCGGGCGAACACGGCCGTGGTTTTGCCGTTGTGGCCGAGGAAGTACGCAGTCTGGCCGAAGATTCGGGCCGGGCCACCCAAGAGGTAGCCCAAATTGTCAATGAAATCATGGGTGCTGTAAACGATACCGTCAATGCAGTAAAAACCAGCCTTGAACGTTCCCAGGAAGCCGGAAAAATCTTTGACGATATCAGCCATACCATGCATGATACCAGAGCGCTGGTGGAAAAAATCGCCCGGGTGGCCAGGGAACAGGCCGATTCCACCGCCGGCATGCTGGGTAGTACCCAGGCCATCGCCGCGGTGGCCCAGCAATCAGCCGCCAGTTCCCAGCAAACCGCGGCCATAGCCCGGGAATTGACCGGCACGGCCGAAAAATTAAATAAAGTGGCTGAAATATGGAAGTTTAAAGACAACAAGTAA
- the yihA gene encoding ribosome biogenesis GTP-binding protein YihA/YsxC, translating into MKITSAEFVTSATGLDKCPAGSRPEVALAGRSNVGKSSLLNNLVSRRRLARTSNTPGRTQLINFFSINDMFYLVDLPGYGFAKVPVRVKARWGKMIEDYLARREQLRGLILLVDVRHKPTADDQQMYHWLSTYHIPTLVVATKADKLSRGRAIQNLAMIRKNLQLPASAPLILFSAVTGQGKEEIWAVIQNWVENYGAEDSGAGC; encoded by the coding sequence ATGAAAATAACTTCAGCTGAATTTGTAACCAGTGCTACGGGACTGGATAAATGCCCGGCCGGGAGTCGCCCCGAGGTGGCCCTGGCCGGTCGCTCCAATGTGGGGAAGTCCAGCCTGTTAAATAACCTGGTAAGCCGCAGGCGACTGGCTCGCACCAGTAATACGCCCGGTAGAACTCAGTTGATTAACTTTTTTTCCATTAATGATATGTTTTACCTGGTGGATTTGCCCGGCTATGGTTTTGCCAAAGTACCGGTCCGGGTTAAAGCCCGGTGGGGTAAAATGATTGAGGATTACCTGGCCAGGCGGGAGCAATTACGCGGCCTAATATTGCTGGTGGATGTACGGCATAAACCTACGGCAGATGACCAGCAGATGTACCACTGGTTGTCAACTTATCATATTCCAACTTTGGTGGTGGCCACCAAGGCGGATAAGTTGAGCCGGGGACGAGCTATACAAAATTTGGCAATGATACGTAAAAACCTTCAGTTGCCCGCAAGTGCCCCGCTAATACTTTTTTCCGCCGTAACCGGCCAGGGCAAAGAGGAAATCTGGGCTGTCATCCAAAACTGGGTAGAAAACTATGGTGCCGAAGATTCCGGTGCCGGGTGTTGA
- a CDS encoding Hsp20/alpha crystallin family protein yields the protein MALVPYDPFRSMDMMRREMERVFAPFYGDTRRDWDIGPRVDVYETDNEVVALCEIPGVEKKDDIHIDVRDNVLSISGIINRTNEVKDENRYHRTERFYGRFQRNVSLPARVNTEGAKATYRNGVLEVRMAKETHGRHKSIDVDFH from the coding sequence ATGGCTTTAGTTCCCTACGACCCATTCCGCAGCATGGATATGATGCGCCGTGAAATGGAGCGGGTTTTTGCCCCTTTTTACGGAGACACCAGGCGTGATTGGGATATAGGACCCCGGGTTGACGTATACGAAACCGATAATGAAGTGGTGGCCCTTTGTGAAATTCCCGGTGTGGAGAAAAAAGATGATATTCATATCGACGTACGGGACAATGTACTTTCCATTTCCGGCATAATCAACAGAACCAACGAAGTTAAGGATGAAAATCGCTATCACCGCACCGAAAGATTTTACGGCCGGTTCCAGCGCAACGTTTCCCTGCCCGCCAGGGTTAACACCGAAGGTGCCAAGGCCACTTATCGTAACGGTGTATTGGAAGTACGCATGGCCAAGGAAACCCATGGCCGGCACAAGTCGATAGACGTGGATTTCCATTAA
- a CDS encoding TIGR04086 family membrane protein, with the protein MFRGITLVSWSHRDGQAGLKPGALWSGLVWALTSTAFICAALLLWVFMTAHQVYHFSSIIMAGICLGTLLGGGVSGRTAGNLGWLHGLLVGFIFFLVVTLLLVVWNTGLPAALPAWLAHGLVVVALSTLGGIIGVNIPAARPKSPVTRVRRNRFGG; encoded by the coding sequence ATGTTCAGGGGGATAACGCTGGTTAGTTGGTCCCATAGAGATGGACAGGCCGGTTTAAAACCGGGCGCGTTGTGGTCGGGGCTTGTCTGGGCACTTACAAGTACGGCATTTATATGCGCGGCACTTTTGCTCTGGGTGTTCATGACGGCACACCAAGTTTATCACTTCAGTTCTATCATCATGGCAGGCATCTGCCTGGGTACATTGCTGGGCGGTGGGGTAAGCGGCAGAACAGCGGGAAACCTGGGCTGGTTGCACGGATTATTGGTGGGGTTTATATTCTTCCTGGTTGTCACGCTGCTCCTGGTGGTTTGGAATACCGGGTTGCCCGCCGCCTTACCAGCCTGGTTGGCCCACGGCCTGGTGGTGGTGGCCCTATCCACTTTGGGAGGTATCATTGGCGTAAACATACCCGCGGCAAGGCCAAAGTCTCCAGTAACCCGCGTGCGCAGAAATCGATTCGGGGGTTAA
- a CDS encoding H-type small acid-soluble spore protein, translating into MDVTRARQIFNSEQTHQVLLDGTPVWIEGFSTDNQMALVRPLEGNGSIREVPVTELVES; encoded by the coding sequence ATGGATGTTACAAGAGCTCGGCAAATATTTAATTCCGAACAAACCCATCAGGTACTGTTAGACGGGACACCGGTATGGATAGAAGGCTTCAGCACAGATAACCAAATGGCCCTGGTAAGACCGCTGGAGGGCAACGGAAGTATCAGAGAGGTTCCTGTTACTGAACTGGTGGAAAGCTAA
- a CDS encoding ABC transporter substrate-binding protein, whose product MFKPKTILVFIIVLGILTGSTVIYTLSIHGRGKKEVVTLKVWENERNMLQLPLYVALKEGYFAEQGIKVQLLDGEKTAAKDPYADDLADIIITDPADCLYRKSVNPSAPVIVAALAHRDGTFLLAREKETFVWGDMKNKNVICYPPETGPGLVMEKIIRDAGMVPFRDLCLYNRIPGELRLGVFKSGSGSYIQLSGAEALMAEKNGAGRIIARPGDAAENFPSAFCTAKPKIISQQPEALQGFVNAIYKAMLWMQHEPELGVKAAADYLDKLDKRIRGELFEEYLNMKMWQPSPQVQKQSFTEVVRIMETAGQLAMPITYEKSVNNTFALQAANSIQYIPKEEREQNWWRKIIH is encoded by the coding sequence TTGTTTAAACCCAAAACTATTTTGGTATTTATCATTGTACTGGGTATTCTTACGGGGAGCACCGTTATCTATACCCTCAGCATCCATGGCAGGGGCAAAAAAGAAGTAGTTACATTGAAGGTATGGGAAAATGAAAGAAACATGCTTCAGCTACCGCTTTACGTAGCTCTAAAGGAAGGTTATTTCGCCGAACAAGGTATCAAGGTACAACTGCTGGACGGTGAGAAAACGGCAGCCAAAGACCCCTACGCAGATGACCTGGCCGATATCATAATTACCGACCCGGCTGATTGCCTGTACCGTAAATCGGTAAATCCCTCGGCGCCGGTTATAGTAGCTGCTTTGGCCCACCGGGACGGCACCTTTTTGCTGGCCCGGGAAAAGGAAACCTTTGTCTGGGGTGATATGAAAAATAAAAATGTTATCTGCTACCCGCCGGAAACCGGGCCTGGTTTGGTTATGGAAAAAATCATCAGGGACGCGGGTATGGTACCCTTTCGCGACCTATGCCTGTATAACCGTATCCCCGGTGAACTGCGCCTGGGAGTTTTCAAATCCGGCAGCGGCTCGTATATACAGCTCTCCGGGGCCGAAGCTCTAATGGCCGAGAAAAACGGTGCCGGTCGGATTATCGCCCGCCCGGGTGATGCGGCAGAAAACTTCCCTTCCGCATTTTGCACCGCCAAACCCAAAATAATCAGTCAACAACCCGAAGCGCTCCAGGGATTTGTTAACGCCATTTATAAAGCTATGCTGTGGATGCAGCATGAGCCGGAGCTTGGGGTCAAAGCCGCTGCCGACTATCTGGATAAACTGGATAAAAGAATTAGGGGCGAGTTATTTGAGGAATACTTAAATATGAAAATGTGGCAGCCGTCACCCCAGGTTCAAAAACAATCCTTTACTGAAGTGGTACGAATAATGGAGACCGCTGGTCAACTGGCCATGCCCATTACTTATGAAAAATCCGTTAACAACACCTTCGCTCTCCAGGCCGCCAACTCTATTCAGTATATACCCAAGGAGGAAAGGGAGCAAAACTGGTGGCGCAAAATTATACATTGA
- a CDS encoding valine--tRNA ligase gives MANQFDMPTTYAPHIVEDKWYQYWEENKYFRSVVDPEKEPFCIVMPPPNVTGQLHMGHALDNTLQDILTRWRRMQGYNALWLPGTDHAGIATQAKVEEQLAKEGTNKYELGREKFLERVWAWKEQYGGRITHQLRRLGSSCDWDRERFTMDEGCSEAVQEVFVRLYQRGLIYRDYYITNWCPHCQTTISDIEVEHRDKPGQLYYIKYPVQGSPDEFITVATTRPETMLGDTAVAVHPEDDRYQHLIGKTVILPLVEREIPVIPDEYVEPEFGTGAVKITPAHDPNDFEVGRRHDLPSVQVIDREARMTAEAGARYEGLDRWECRKRIIKDLQARGLLVKIEDLSHAVGHCYRCSSVIEPMLSKQWFVRMKPLAEPAIAAAKDGRLKFIPERFTKIYLNWMENIRDWCISRQLWWGHRIPVYYCRDCDELMVSKTRPKKCRCGSSNLEQDPDVLDTWFSSALWPFSTLGWPHKTVDLAYYYPTSVLVTGRDIIFFWVARMIFSGLEHMDDVPFREVFIHGLVLDALGRKMSKSLGNGVDPIEVIESHGADSLRFMLVTGNTPGNDLRFHFERLDGARNFANKIWNASRFALMNLQDYAPEKSPEREQYTLADRWILSRYQHAVRECTGFLEKYELGEAARVLYEFTWNELCDWYIELVKPRLYGKTGTADREVAQHVLAGVLRGALELLHPFMPFITEEIWQRLPHRGSTVMRAPWPKYQAELVDGQAEEHMSIVMEVIRGIRQIRSEMNVPPGKKAEAVIVTAVAELRAVLDDNLTYVEGLANCQARVVAELAEKPRQAATAVAQDIQIFVPLRGLIDVDKEMARLRKDMQSLEKDLARVQGKLNNPGFLNKAPAQVVEKERGKEAELSSKLGAIKERLAVFEGK, from the coding sequence ATGGCCAATCAGTTTGATATGCCCACCACCTATGCCCCCCATATAGTGGAGGATAAATGGTACCAATACTGGGAGGAAAACAAATATTTTCGTTCCGTCGTTGACCCTGAAAAAGAACCCTTTTGCATCGTTATGCCCCCGCCAAACGTCACCGGGCAGCTGCATATGGGACATGCCCTGGATAATACCCTGCAGGATATTTTGACCCGCTGGCGCCGCATGCAGGGATACAACGCCCTGTGGCTGCCCGGCACCGACCACGCCGGGATTGCCACCCAGGCCAAGGTGGAAGAGCAACTGGCCAAAGAGGGCACCAATAAATACGAGTTGGGCCGGGAGAAGTTTCTGGAGCGGGTCTGGGCCTGGAAGGAACAGTACGGGGGTCGCATTACCCACCAACTGCGCCGGCTGGGTTCTTCCTGTGACTGGGACAGGGAGCGGTTCACCATGGATGAAGGCTGTTCCGAGGCCGTGCAGGAAGTCTTTGTGCGCCTGTACCAGCGGGGCCTTATTTACCGGGACTATTATATAACCAACTGGTGCCCCCACTGCCAAACCACCATTAGTGACATCGAGGTGGAACACCGGGACAAGCCGGGCCAGCTTTACTATATTAAATATCCCGTGCAGGGCAGCCCGGATGAATTCATCACCGTGGCCACCACCAGACCCGAAACCATGCTGGGTGATACAGCGGTGGCGGTACACCCCGAAGATGATCGTTACCAACACTTAATCGGTAAAACAGTAATTTTACCCCTGGTGGAGCGGGAGATTCCCGTTATTCCGGACGAATATGTAGAGCCTGAATTTGGCACCGGCGCCGTCAAAATCACCCCGGCCCATGACCCCAACGACTTTGAAGTGGGCCGCAGGCATGATCTGCCCTCGGTACAGGTTATCGACCGGGAAGCCCGGATGACCGCCGAGGCCGGTGCCCGGTATGAAGGCCTGGACCGCTGGGAGTGCCGGAAACGCATTATCAAGGATCTGCAGGCCAGGGGCCTGCTGGTTAAGATTGAGGACCTTTCCCACGCCGTGGGGCACTGCTACCGTTGTTCATCGGTAATTGAGCCCATGCTTTCCAAACAGTGGTTTGTGCGTATGAAACCCCTGGCTGAGCCTGCTATTGCCGCAGCCAAGGACGGTCGTTTAAAATTTATCCCCGAACGTTTTACCAAGATATACTTGAACTGGATGGAAAACATCCGGGATTGGTGTATTAGCCGCCAGCTCTGGTGGGGACACCGCATACCGGTTTATTACTGCCGGGATTGCGATGAATTGATGGTAAGTAAAACCCGCCCGAAAAAATGCCGGTGTGGCTCCAGCAATCTGGAGCAGGATCCCGACGTGCTGGATACCTGGTTCAGCTCGGCACTTTGGCCCTTTTCCACCCTGGGTTGGCCCCATAAAACGGTGGACCTGGCTTATTACTATCCCACCTCGGTGCTGGTGACGGGCCGGGACATTATCTTTTTCTGGGTGGCCAGGATGATCTTCAGCGGTCTTGAACACATGGATGATGTACCCTTCCGGGAGGTGTTCATCCACGGGTTGGTGCTGGATGCCCTGGGCCGCAAAATGAGTAAATCTTTGGGTAACGGCGTTGATCCCATTGAAGTTATTGAAAGCCACGGCGCCGACAGCCTGCGGTTCATGCTGGTGACCGGCAACACCCCGGGTAACGACCTGCGCTTCCATTTTGAACGCCTGGATGGAGCCCGTAACTTTGCCAATAAGATCTGGAACGCCTCCCGGTTTGCCTTGATGAACCTGCAGGATTACGCACCGGAAAAATCACCGGAGCGGGAGCAGTATACCCTGGCCGACCGCTGGATATTGAGCCGTTACCAGCATGCGGTGCGGGAGTGCACCGGTTTTTTGGAGAAATATGAACTGGGTGAGGCGGCCAGGGTATTATATGAATTTACCTGGAACGAGCTTTGCGACTGGTATATCGAGTTGGTCAAACCGCGCCTGTACGGCAAAACCGGGACCGCCGACCGGGAAGTGGCCCAGCATGTGCTGGCCGGTGTGCTGCGGGGCGCGCTGGAACTGCTGCACCCCTTCATGCCCTTCATCACCGAGGAAATCTGGCAGCGCCTGCCCCACCGTGGCAGCACTGTTATGCGGGCTCCGTGGCCCAAGTACCAGGCGGAACTGGTGGACGGACAAGCTGAGGAGCATATGAGTATAGTTATGGAGGTAATCCGGGGTATCCGGCAGATTCGCAGCGAAATGAACGTGCCCCCGGGCAAAAAGGCCGAAGCTGTTATAGTCACTGCTGTGGCTGAATTGCGTGCCGTCCTTGACGATAACCTGACCTACGTGGAGGGACTGGCCAACTGCCAGGCCCGGGTGGTGGCCGAACTGGCCGAAAAACCCCGGCAGGCAGCCACCGCTGTAGCCCAGGATATCCAGATATTTGTGCCCCTGCGGGGTCTCATTGACGTGGATAAAGAGATGGCCCGTTTGCGCAAGGATATGCAGTCCCTGGAAAAAGATTTGGCCCGGGTGCAGGGTAAACTCAATAATCCCGGTTTCCTAAACAAAGCTCCCGCCCAAGTGGTGGAAAAGGAACGGGGTAAAGAGGCCGAACTCAGCTCCAAGCTGGGGGCCATCAAGGAACGACTGGCTGTATTCGAGGGTAAATAA
- the feoB gene encoding ferrous iron transport protein B — MAHCHNTNINISIPPGARRIVLAGNPNAGKSVFFNYITGLYVDVSNYPGTTLEISHGRLGGDVVIDTPGVYGISSFNDEERIARDIILAADVVINVVNAVHLERDLFLTRQIIDTGVPVLVALNMVDEAEKQGLVIDTDLLSDLLGVPVIPTVAIKKQGLEQVKNSINLARKGNIDDELQQKLTRLADRVGSQGEALLVLEGDTVVAARHGLEPENDREQIYLKRRERVNDIVHHVVAENSRGAGIGTTLGRYMINPVTGIPILLMALWAMYQVIGVFVAGTVVGITEESIMIGMYEPAIRNFVGRFIAESSNPGIILTGEFGVLTMTATYVLGLLMPLVVGFYFFLSLFEDSGYLPRIATLVDRVLTGIGLNGRAVIPLILGFGCVTVASITTRLLGSEREKRITIFLLGLAIPCSAQLGVIAGLLAGLGPQYMALYALVILTVLVIVGTMLNTLLPGKSTELLIDLPPLRLPRLDNVLRKTGTKSYAFLKEATPLFALGALLISILQITGALTVLQKALAPLTVGWLMLPPETATAFIMGIVRRDFGAAGLTDMALTPMATVISLITITLFVPCIASILIIIKERGRGEGALMWLGTWVIAFFAGGVVAQLSGIFGGNDSLSIPLVIATFIAITLAVLFTCRLAAKPKPGSGLS; from the coding sequence ATGGCCCATTGCCATAACACAAATATAAATATAAGCATCCCCCCGGGCGCCCGTAGGATTGTTCTGGCCGGTAACCCCAACGCCGGTAAATCAGTTTTTTTCAACTATATTACGGGGCTATATGTGGATGTTTCCAACTACCCGGGAACAACCCTGGAAATTTCCCACGGGCGCCTGGGCGGTGACGTTGTTATCGACACCCCTGGGGTGTACGGGATTTCTTCCTTTAATGATGAAGAACGCATTGCCAGGGACATTATTTTAGCCGCTGATGTAGTGATCAATGTGGTCAACGCCGTGCACCTGGAAAGGGATTTATTTTTGACCCGGCAGATTATTGACACCGGCGTGCCGGTGCTGGTGGCTTTAAATATGGTTGACGAAGCCGAAAAGCAAGGACTGGTTATTGATACCGACTTACTGTCCGATTTGTTGGGGGTACCGGTAATTCCCACCGTAGCCATCAAAAAACAAGGTCTGGAGCAGGTTAAAAACTCGATTAATTTGGCCAGAAAGGGCAATATTGACGATGAATTGCAGCAAAAACTAACCCGGCTGGCGGACCGGGTGGGCAGCCAGGGTGAGGCGCTTTTGGTATTGGAGGGCGATACTGTAGTTGCAGCGCGCCACGGCCTGGAACCTGAGAATGACCGGGAACAGATTTACCTCAAGCGCCGGGAACGGGTAAACGATATTGTGCATCACGTGGTTGCCGAAAACTCTCGCGGTGCTGGAATTGGTACCACTTTGGGACGTTATATGATTAACCCCGTTACCGGCATACCCATTTTACTTATGGCCCTTTGGGCTATGTACCAGGTTATCGGGGTGTTCGTAGCGGGCACAGTGGTGGGGATTACAGAGGAATCAATTATGATCGGCATGTACGAACCGGCGATACGAAATTTTGTAGGCCGGTTTATAGCGGAAAGCAGCAACCCGGGCATTATTCTAACCGGCGAATTCGGGGTATTGACCATGACGGCAACTTACGTGCTGGGCTTGTTAATGCCGCTGGTGGTTGGGTTTTACTTCTTTCTTTCCTTGTTCGAAGATTCGGGTTATCTGCCGCGCATAGCTACGCTGGTGGACCGGGTGCTCACAGGTATCGGCCTCAATGGCCGGGCTGTGATACCGCTGATATTGGGATTCGGTTGCGTGACCGTGGCCAGCATAACCACCCGGCTGTTGGGTTCTGAGCGGGAAAAAAGAATCACTATTTTTTTGTTGGGATTGGCTATTCCATGCTCGGCCCAACTGGGCGTAATTGCCGGCCTGCTGGCCGGACTGGGTCCCCAGTACATGGCACTGTACGCACTGGTTATTCTGACAGTGCTGGTCATAGTGGGCACAATGCTTAACACTTTACTACCGGGCAAGTCCACGGAACTGTTAATCGACCTGCCCCCGCTGCGGCTGCCCAGGCTGGACAACGTGTTACGCAAAACCGGGACTAAATCCTATGCTTTCTTGAAAGAGGCCACACCGTTGTTCGCCCTGGGGGCATTGCTCATCAGTATATTACAAATTACAGGCGCTTTAACAGTGCTGCAAAAAGCATTAGCCCCGTTGACCGTGGGCTGGTTGATGCTGCCGCCGGAAACAGCCACCGCCTTTATCATGGGTATTGTCCGCCGCGATTTCGGGGCTGCGGGGCTCACAGATATGGCGCTGACACCTATGGCAACGGTAATTTCCTTAATCACCATTACTTTATTCGTGCCCTGCATTGCCTCAATATTAATCATCATCAAAGAACGGGGCCGCGGGGAAGGTGCCTTGATGTGGCTCGGCACATGGGTGATTGCATTTTTTGCAGGAGGCGTAGTGGCACAATTGTCGGGCATATTCGGCGGCAACGACAGCTTAAGTATTCCCCTGGTGATCGCCACCTTTATCGCCATAACCCTGGCCGTGCTGTTTACCTGCCGGCTGGCGGCAAAACCCAAACCGGGGTCGGGCTTATCGTAA